The proteins below come from a single Propionispora hippei DSM 15287 genomic window:
- a CDS encoding ABC-F family ATP-binding cassette domain-containing protein — MSVLTVENVTHGFGARQILANASFRLLKGEHVGLIGANGEGKSSFLNIITGQLTPDEGKVEWSNRVTVGYLDQHAVLVKGKTIRDILREAFQGMFDLEAEMLGLYDKMGEASSEELDKMMADVGEIQDMLEHGGFYMIDAKIEEVANGLGLGDIGLDRDVTDLSGGQRTKVLLTKLLLTNPTILILDEPTNYLDVDHIEWLKRYLKNYENSFILVSHDIPFLNEVVNVIYHVENTVLTRYTGDYEQFQQMYAMKKSQEQKAYERQQQEVERMEDFIARNKARVATRGMANSRQKRLDKMEMLEKPREKPKPSFQFREARTPGRFIVEAAGLVLGYDEPLTRPVDITLERGQKVAIRGVNGLGKSTLLKTLLGQIPSIAGKVELGDYLFPGYFEQESSRNNTNTAMEEIWNEYPGMTNFEVRAALARCGLTNEHITSQMMVLSGGESAKVRLCKLMLKEVNWLVLDEPTNHLDVEAKAELKKAIKEFKGTVLLVSHEPDFYEDWVTHVWNVEDWTTKIV, encoded by the coding sequence ATGAGCGTATTAACTGTTGAAAACGTTACCCATGGCTTTGGGGCCCGGCAAATTTTGGCGAATGCTTCTTTCCGGCTGTTAAAGGGGGAGCACGTCGGGCTGATCGGAGCCAATGGAGAAGGAAAATCCAGCTTTTTAAATATTATTACCGGTCAGCTTACGCCCGATGAAGGCAAGGTAGAATGGTCCAACCGGGTGACGGTGGGCTATCTGGACCAGCACGCTGTGTTGGTGAAGGGAAAAACCATCCGCGATATTCTGCGCGAAGCTTTCCAGGGCATGTTCGACCTGGAGGCGGAGATGCTGGGCCTATACGACAAAATGGGTGAAGCCTCGTCGGAGGAATTGGATAAAATGATGGCCGATGTGGGCGAGATTCAGGACATGCTGGAGCATGGCGGCTTTTATATGATCGACGCTAAAATTGAAGAGGTGGCCAACGGGCTGGGGCTGGGTGATATCGGCCTCGACCGGGACGTCACCGATTTGAGCGGTGGTCAGCGGACCAAGGTGCTGCTCACCAAATTGCTGCTTACCAATCCGACCATTCTGATTCTGGACGAGCCGACCAACTATCTGGATGTTGACCACATTGAATGGCTGAAGCGGTATCTGAAAAATTATGAGAACAGCTTTATTTTAGTATCCCATGATATTCCGTTCCTGAATGAAGTGGTCAACGTGATTTATCATGTGGAAAATACCGTACTGACCCGCTATACCGGCGATTATGAGCAGTTCCAGCAGATGTATGCCATGAAGAAAAGCCAGGAGCAGAAGGCGTATGAACGGCAGCAGCAGGAAGTGGAGCGGATGGAGGATTTCATCGCCCGCAATAAAGCGCGGGTGGCCACCCGCGGCATGGCCAACAGCCGGCAGAAACGGCTGGACAAGATGGAGATGCTGGAGAAGCCGCGGGAAAAACCCAAGCCTTCTTTTCAATTCCGGGAAGCCCGGACGCCGGGACGGTTTATTGTGGAAGCCGCCGGTCTGGTGCTTGGCTATGACGAGCCGTTAACCCGGCCGGTCGATATTACCCTGGAACGGGGACAGAAGGTGGCTATCCGGGGCGTAAACGGGCTGGGCAAATCCACTCTGTTAAAGACGCTGCTCGGGCAAATTCCATCCATTGCCGGCAAGGTGGAACTGGGGGACTATCTCTTTCCCGGCTATTTTGAACAGGAATCCAGCCGCAATAACACCAATACGGCGATGGAGGAAATATGGAACGAGTACCCCGGTATGACCAACTTTGAAGTGCGGGCCGCATTAGCCCGCTGCGGTCTGACCAATGAGCACATCACCAGCCAGATGATGGTGCTAAGCGGTGGCGAAAGCGCCAAGGTACGGCTCTGCAAGCTGATGCTGAAAGAAGTAAACTGGCTGGTGCTGGACGAACCGACCAACCATTTGGATGTGGAGGCCAAAGCGGAACTGAAAAAGGCAATTAAGGAATTTAAGGGGACGGTGCTGTTAGTGTCGCACGAACCTGACTTTTATGAGGATTGGGTTACCCATGTATGGAACGTGGAGGACTGGACTACGAAAATAGTCTAG
- a CDS encoding C-GCAxxG-C-C family (seleno)protein, giving the protein MLQDLIEAGFGNKEDLNCAEKILYGANEAYHLGLSPEALKLSAGFGGGMAIGSVCGALTASIMVLSHLFVKNNAHASPVIKDLSQELFAAYEQEMGDIHCTPLKDKHRTPELKCHKVIAKAAEILDTIVRREREKGTMQ; this is encoded by the coding sequence ATGTTGCAGGATTTAATCGAAGCGGGATTTGGCAATAAAGAGGACCTGAACTGCGCAGAAAAAATTTTATACGGTGCCAACGAGGCATACCACCTTGGCCTGAGCCCGGAGGCGCTTAAACTATCCGCCGGCTTTGGCGGCGGCATGGCCATCGGCAGCGTCTGCGGTGCCCTGACGGCATCAATCATGGTGCTGAGCCATTTGTTCGTAAAAAACAATGCCCATGCCAGTCCGGTCATTAAGGACTTGTCCCAGGAGCTGTTTGCCGCCTATGAGCAGGAAATGGGCGATATCCACTGTACGCCCTTAAAGGATAAGCACCGCACGCCGGAATTGAAATGCCATAAGGTCATCGCCAAAGCGGCCGAAATTTTGGATACCATTGTCCGGCGGGAACGGGAAAAAGGAACGATGCAATAA
- a CDS encoding TolC family protein has translation MAKQRVWKNYLVAALSSSVIMLSAATAFADSTELSLDDSIAMALQNNPSIKMAVKDQEKAGYGIDQAKAGKMPSLSLGTSGTHGDTPAGQVGDSFSTSLKLSMPLYTGGKLENTIDQAKINAESAQQGVVKAQEQLRLDAATAYYTVLQSQNLVQVNEETVTSLEEHLKTVQAQYEVGTVAKADVLRSEVELANAKQNLTKAKNNYDVAVSSLNNIIGVPLATEHVYKDSLQYAPYDTSLDDSIAMALAKRPEIIQSQYNIAAGKAGIEIAKSGNRPTVSMSGSQGWSGSDFPGDNKNWSVGVAANWNVFDSGLTNAQVKGAQAALDKAEEQDAQTRSSIELEVRQNYSSMQEAKERIETSQVAVNKAEEDLSIAKVKYGAGAGTNLDVIDAQVALTQAKTNYTQALYDYNVNKAKVIKAVALQAGN, from the coding sequence ATGGCAAAGCAAAGGGTTTGGAAGAATTATTTGGTTGCAGCGCTTAGCAGCAGTGTTATAATGCTGTCTGCCGCCACTGCATTCGCGGATTCAACTGAACTCTCTTTAGATGACAGTATTGCGATGGCTCTACAGAATAACCCTTCCATAAAGATGGCCGTAAAAGATCAGGAGAAAGCCGGTTATGGAATCGATCAAGCCAAAGCAGGCAAAATGCCATCACTGAGTTTAGGTACTTCCGGAACACATGGCGACACCCCTGCTGGGCAGGTGGGCGACAGCTTTAGTACATCTTTGAAACTGAGCATGCCGTTATACACAGGCGGCAAGTTGGAAAACACGATTGATCAGGCTAAAATTAACGCCGAATCAGCGCAGCAAGGAGTAGTCAAGGCCCAGGAACAGCTGCGGCTCGATGCGGCCACTGCTTACTATACCGTATTGCAATCGCAAAATCTGGTCCAGGTAAACGAAGAAACCGTGACCAGTCTGGAGGAGCACCTGAAAACGGTACAAGCTCAATATGAAGTTGGTACGGTAGCCAAGGCGGACGTATTGCGTTCGGAAGTGGAGCTGGCCAATGCCAAACAAAATCTTACGAAAGCTAAAAATAATTACGACGTTGCCGTTTCCAGTCTGAACAATATTATTGGCGTACCGCTGGCCACCGAGCATGTATACAAGGACAGCCTGCAATATGCGCCCTACGACACCTCACTGGATGACAGCATCGCCATGGCTCTGGCTAAACGGCCGGAGATTATTCAATCGCAGTACAATATAGCTGCCGGCAAAGCCGGGATTGAGATTGCCAAAAGCGGCAACAGACCTACGGTCAGCATGAGCGGCAGCCAGGGTTGGAGCGGTTCGGATTTCCCTGGCGACAATAAAAACTGGTCGGTCGGCGTAGCCGCCAACTGGAATGTGTTTGACTCGGGTCTGACTAATGCGCAGGTTAAGGGTGCCCAGGCGGCGCTGGACAAAGCCGAGGAACAGGATGCCCAAACCCGCAGCAGCATCGAACTGGAAGTGCGGCAAAACTATTCATCCATGCAAGAGGCCAAAGAGCGGATTGAAACTTCGCAGGTAGCGGTCAACAAAGCAGAGGAAGATTTAAGTATTGCCAAAGTGAAATACGGTGCCGGTGCCGGGACCAACCTTGATGTGATTGACGCCCAGGTGGCGCTGACCCAGGCGAAAACCAATTACACGCAAGCTCTGTATGATTATAACGTAAATAAGGCCAAAGTCATTAAAGCCGTTGCCCTGCAAGCGGGTAACTAG
- the ppnP gene encoding pyrimidine/purine nucleoside phosphorylase, whose product MSEFNQVSIVKEANIYFDGNVTSRTVLFADGTKKTLGIMLPGEYEFGTAAAEVMEILAGELTVLLPGETEWKQFTANTTFQVPANSSFRLKVTQVTDYCCSYLP is encoded by the coding sequence ATGAGTGAATTCAATCAAGTGAGCATAGTAAAAGAAGCCAACATCTATTTTGACGGCAACGTAACCAGCCGCACTGTTTTATTTGCCGACGGCACTAAAAAGACGCTGGGCATCATGCTGCCCGGCGAATATGAATTTGGCACGGCGGCGGCTGAAGTTATGGAAATCCTTGCCGGTGAACTGACCGTCCTGTTGCCCGGCGAAACCGAGTGGAAGCAGTTTACCGCCAACACAACCTTTCAGGTGCCGGCCAATTCCAGCTTCCGCCTGAAAGTGACCCAAGTAACCGACTATTGCTGCTCCTACCTGCCCTAA
- a CDS encoding bifunctional homocysteine S-methyltransferase/methylenetetrahydrofolate reductase has product MFKAYLQKHSVLVDGAMGTYYAALTGRDTVFAELANLTEPAQIQAIHCQYIEAGARLIRTNTFSANSFSLQLPQEEVKEIIKAGYHIARQAAAGKNVWVAADIGPVPEIVSGTAEGDRSRILAEYLFLADTFLAEGADLFVFETFSSTDYLAEVAAYIKRQRPEAFIWTQFATTPDGFTRRGISNERIVREVKQIAAIDAYGFNCGVGPTHLYNALKNLTGRDRGDIVSVLPNAGYPEIVNERTVYAQNPDYFAEVMEQISALGVRILGGCCGTTPEHIRKTAQRLNQSAVSPVEDRPVSVREVLPVKAAPNRLRDKLSRGEFVVAVELDPPFDTSVDKILHNAHLCREAGVDLITVADSPMAKARVDSVMLAAKIQREAGIATMPHICCRDKNVNALKSSLLAGHIENLRNVLAVTGDAIASADKNEIKSVFNRTSLSFMELIAEMNRELFKEDPFYVGGALNLNVANKRVELGRMAKKAERGAAFFLTQPIFADEVIAFLPEVKRAGATKILGGIMPLVSYRNAMFLNNEIPGISIPEEHIRRFTPAMDRAQAETAGIQLAMELARKIKPFVDGFYFITPFNRVDMVLNILRQVM; this is encoded by the coding sequence TTGTTTAAGGCATATTTACAGAAACACAGCGTCCTGGTCGACGGGGCAATGGGAACCTACTATGCGGCTCTAACCGGCCGTGATACCGTCTTCGCCGAACTGGCCAATCTGACCGAACCGGCTCAGATTCAAGCTATCCATTGCCAGTATATCGAGGCCGGCGCCAGGCTGATCCGGACCAATACGTTTTCCGCCAATTCTTTTTCGCTGCAATTGCCTCAGGAAGAAGTGAAAGAAATCATCAAGGCCGGGTATCATATTGCCCGGCAGGCAGCCGCCGGGAAGAACGTCTGGGTGGCTGCCGACATCGGTCCGGTCCCCGAAATTGTTTCCGGCACGGCCGAGGGGGATCGCAGCCGGATTTTAGCGGAATATCTGTTCCTGGCCGATACCTTTTTAGCGGAAGGTGCTGACCTGTTTGTCTTTGAGACCTTTAGCAGCACCGACTATCTGGCTGAGGTGGCCGCTTATATCAAGCGGCAGCGGCCGGAAGCCTTTATCTGGACCCAGTTTGCCACTACGCCGGACGGTTTTACCCGCCGGGGCATCAGTAACGAACGGATTGTCCGGGAGGTTAAACAGATTGCCGCTATTGACGCCTACGGGTTTAACTGCGGCGTTGGGCCGACGCATTTATATAATGCGCTGAAGAACCTGACCGGACGCGATCGCGGCGATATTGTCTCAGTCCTGCCTAATGCCGGCTATCCGGAGATTGTCAATGAACGTACGGTGTATGCCCAGAATCCCGATTACTTTGCCGAAGTCATGGAACAAATCAGTGCTTTGGGCGTACGGATTTTAGGCGGCTGCTGCGGTACAACGCCGGAACATATTAGAAAGACGGCTCAGCGGCTGAATCAGTCGGCCGTTTCGCCGGTGGAAGACAGGCCGGTGTCGGTGCGGGAGGTGCTCCCGGTCAAGGCTGCGCCTAACCGGTTGCGTGACAAACTGTCGCGTGGCGAATTCGTAGTTGCCGTGGAGTTGGACCCGCCCTTTGACACCTCAGTTGATAAAATTTTGCATAACGCCCACCTTTGCCGTGAAGCCGGAGTTGATCTAATCACGGTGGCCGATTCCCCCATGGCTAAAGCCAGGGTGGATTCGGTGATGCTGGCCGCCAAAATCCAGCGGGAGGCGGGCATTGCTACGATGCCCCATATCTGCTGCCGGGATAAGAATGTCAATGCTCTAAAATCCAGTCTGCTGGCCGGACATATTGAAAACCTGCGCAATGTTCTGGCGGTTACGGGCGATGCGATTGCCAGTGCCGACAAAAACGAAATAAAAAGTGTGTTCAACCGGACATCCCTTAGCTTTATGGAACTAATCGCTGAAATGAACCGTGAGCTGTTTAAGGAGGATCCCTTTTATGTTGGCGGAGCGCTCAATCTGAATGTAGCCAATAAGCGGGTTGAACTTGGCAGGATGGCCAAAAAGGCCGAACGGGGCGCTGCCTTTTTTTTGACGCAGCCAATTTTCGCCGATGAAGTCATTGCCTTTTTGCCGGAGGTTAAGCGGGCCGGCGCTACGAAAATCCTGGGAGGCATTATGCCGCTGGTCAGCTACCGGAATGCCATGTTTTTAAATAACGAGATTCCGGGTATTTCCATACCGGAAGAGCATATCCGGCGGTTTACCCCGGCCATGGACCGCGCCCAGGCTGAAACGGCCGGTATTCAACTGGCGATGGAGCTTGCCCGGAAAATTAAGCCTTTCGTCGACGGCTTCTACTTTATCACCCCTTTTAACCGGGTAGATATGGTACTTAACATATTACGACAGGTAATGTGA
- a CDS encoding ECF transporter S component, producing the protein MYKTQYLAKIGLLAAVATLLMFFEVPVPMLPAFLKLDISELPAVIAVFSLGPVAGVLVDLIKNMLHIAGTQTAGIGELANFLVGVAFLVPAGLVYRRHSCYQGALLALAAGSVTMVAAASLLNYFVLIPLYEAVLHFPLEQVIAMGSAANPHIVDLKTFVTLAIAPFNAIKGLVIAVFTLLLYRKVLPLLHEG; encoded by the coding sequence ATGTATAAGACCCAGTATCTGGCAAAGATTGGTCTATTGGCAGCGGTGGCCACTTTGCTGATGTTTTTTGAGGTGCCTGTTCCGATGTTGCCGGCCTTTTTGAAACTGGATATCAGCGAATTGCCGGCGGTCATTGCTGTTTTTTCTCTGGGACCGGTGGCCGGTGTGCTGGTCGATTTGATCAAAAATATGCTCCACATTGCAGGAACCCAGACGGCCGGTATCGGCGAACTGGCCAACTTTCTGGTGGGCGTAGCCTTTTTAGTCCCGGCCGGACTGGTTTATCGCCGGCATAGCTGCTACCAGGGAGCCCTGCTGGCGCTGGCGGCCGGTTCGGTAACCATGGTGGCGGCGGCTTCGTTACTTAACTATTTTGTCTTGATCCCGTTGTATGAGGCGGTGCTGCATTTTCCACTGGAACAAGTCATCGCCATGGGGTCGGCGGCCAATCCGCATATTGTTGATTTAAAAACCTTTGTTACCCTGGCGATTGCGCCGTTTAACGCCATTAAGGGCCTTGTGATTGCCGTATTTACCCTGCTGCTTTACCGTAAGGTATTGCCGCTGCTGCATGAAGGCTAG
- a CDS encoding DHA2 family efflux MFS transporter permease subunit, with protein sequence MMKKYSVLFAVCLGTVLSAYVSSCVNIALPNMMQELNFNMDSIVWVSLSYLLPYGSTLPLTGKLGDQFGTKETYIAGMTIFTVASLLCGVASNSTFMIIVRVIQGVGAGMLLPNAMAIVAATFEPYERGQALGIWSAMAAAGSAMGPTIGGYLIEHFSWRSIFFSVVPLCILCIMLAFIIIPKFERNQKTGADYLGAGFLILSISSLLIALNQGQKEGWDSLYIVSLFYTAGAAMVLFIMVELYVKQPMIELSLFKNKDFAIANIIGFLSFVAMYGAMFLLPFFLKTILNYSSMTAGIMLLPMTATMVVFAPVGGRLADRFGSRLPTACGILLISLAIYLLSQINPDFSSRNFFIRLVMLGIGLGFTMSPLSNCAIASLPKDKIGVGSGVFNLAKIIGGSIGVVFVETLLTNREIHHSQVLNAYLNPAVRSSQQLYELLRTLWGDKGMDNQLLSEALHGWSTGRGFLPEQYAQFKLLLGQMLQQHASVLSFEDVFFALSLLCLCGAFFSFFITGRRAEAD encoded by the coding sequence ATGATGAAAAAATATTCCGTCTTATTTGCCGTATGCCTGGGAACAGTGCTCAGCGCGTATGTCAGTAGCTGTGTCAATATTGCCCTGCCGAATATGATGCAGGAACTGAACTTTAATATGGACTCTATTGTGTGGGTTTCGTTGAGCTATCTCTTGCCCTACGGCTCCACCCTGCCGCTGACGGGAAAACTGGGGGACCAGTTTGGCACAAAGGAAACCTACATTGCGGGAATGACGATTTTTACAGTAGCGTCGCTGCTGTGCGGCGTTGCCTCCAATTCCACCTTTATGATTATCGTGCGGGTCATTCAGGGGGTGGGCGCCGGCATGCTGCTGCCCAACGCAATGGCTATTGTGGCGGCTACCTTTGAACCCTATGAGCGGGGGCAGGCGCTGGGTATCTGGAGCGCCATGGCGGCGGCGGGCAGCGCAATGGGACCAACCATCGGCGGCTATTTGATCGAGCATTTTAGCTGGCGGTCCATCTTTTTCTCGGTGGTTCCCCTGTGTATTCTCTGTATTATGCTGGCTTTTATCATCATTCCAAAATTCGAGCGCAATCAAAAGACGGGGGCCGATTACCTCGGCGCAGGCTTTTTGATTCTCAGCATCAGTTCGCTGCTGATTGCGCTTAATCAGGGACAGAAGGAAGGCTGGGATTCTTTATATATTGTTTCGCTGTTCTATACGGCTGGTGCCGCCATGGTACTGTTCATCATGGTCGAGCTGTATGTAAAGCAGCCGATGATTGAGCTGTCACTGTTTAAGAACAAAGATTTTGCCATTGCCAATATCATTGGCTTTCTGTCCTTTGTCGCCATGTATGGCGCCATGTTTTTGCTGCCGTTCTTTTTAAAGACCATCTTAAATTACAGTTCCATGACGGCAGGCATTATGCTGCTGCCCATGACGGCCACCATGGTGGTGTTCGCCCCGGTCGGCGGCCGGCTGGCCGACCGTTTCGGGTCACGGCTGCCTACCGCTTGCGGTATTTTGCTCATCTCGCTGGCCATTTATCTGTTGAGCCAGATCAATCCTGATTTTTCATCCCGGAATTTTTTCATCCGTCTGGTTATGCTGGGAATCGGTCTGGGCTTTACCATGTCGCCGTTAAGCAACTGTGCCATTGCGTCGTTGCCCAAGGACAAGATCGGGGTCGGGTCGGGCGTATTTAATCTGGCCAAAATTATCGGCGGCAGTATTGGTGTTGTCTTTGTCGAAACCCTGCTGACCAACCGGGAAATCCACCATTCCCAGGTATTGAACGCCTACCTGAATCCGGCGGTCCGGTCGTCGCAGCAACTGTATGAGCTGCTGCGGACGTTATGGGGCGATAAGGGTATGGATAACCAACTGCTGTCCGAGGCCTTGCACGGCTGGAGCACCGGACGGGGATTCCTGCCGGAACAGTACGCTCAATTCAAGCTGTTACTGGGGCAAATGCTGCAGCAACATGCCAGTGTATTGTCCTTTGAGGATGTGTTTTTTGCCCTGTCCCTTCTTTGTTTGTGCGGGGCGTTCTTTTCTTTCTTTATTACAGGCCGCCGGGCTGAAGCTGATTAG
- a CDS encoding HlyD family secretion protein, which produces MGQATNRLSKRTMGMIVGLIVLIAVSGGVWWWIRSSRIVSTDDARVKGTIVNISAKVTGRVEKLLVQEGDAVTAGQVVATIEQREFQAQLEQAQAALAAAQAKLALAEAGNRPQEIAEAGASVTQAQATLENARKEYERVEALYRQGGISAQQRDAAKTAWEVAKAQCEAAQNSYSVTNEGSRPEDIKMLQAQVQQAQAAVKSAQVQLDDTVIKAPVSGTLALKSVEDGEVVSAGQPLVSIANLSDVWIAANIEETYIGKVKAGQEVSFTIDAYPGKTFTGKVKEVGPAAGSQFALLPNENTSGNFTKVTQRLPIKIQAENAADGELKPGMSAIIEIHVR; this is translated from the coding sequence ATGGGTCAGGCAACAAATAGACTAAGTAAAAGAACGATGGGAATGATCGTGGGGCTGATTGTTTTAATTGCTGTCAGCGGCGGCGTATGGTGGTGGATTCGCAGCAGCCGGATTGTCTCGACAGATGATGCCCGGGTGAAAGGGACAATTGTCAATATCAGTGCCAAAGTGACCGGCCGGGTGGAAAAACTGCTGGTGCAGGAGGGGGATGCCGTAACAGCCGGCCAGGTGGTTGCCACCATTGAACAACGGGAGTTCCAGGCGCAACTGGAGCAGGCCCAGGCTGCTCTGGCGGCAGCGCAGGCCAAACTGGCACTGGCCGAAGCCGGTAACCGGCCGCAGGAAATCGCCGAAGCAGGCGCTTCGGTAACACAGGCACAGGCGACGTTGGAAAATGCCCGGAAGGAATATGAACGGGTGGAAGCGCTCTATCGTCAGGGCGGTATCTCGGCCCAGCAACGGGATGCGGCAAAAACAGCCTGGGAAGTAGCCAAGGCCCAATGTGAGGCGGCACAGAACTCTTACAGTGTGACTAATGAGGGCTCCCGGCCGGAAGATATAAAAATGCTGCAGGCCCAGGTACAGCAAGCCCAGGCGGCAGTAAAAAGCGCCCAGGTGCAATTGGATGACACGGTCATTAAAGCACCGGTCAGCGGCACACTGGCCTTAAAGTCGGTGGAAGACGGTGAAGTGGTGTCCGCCGGTCAGCCGCTGGTAAGCATCGCCAATCTGTCGGATGTCTGGATTGCCGCAAATATTGAGGAAACCTACATCGGCAAGGTCAAAGCCGGCCAGGAGGTCAGCTTTACGATAGACGCCTATCCGGGCAAAACCTTTACCGGCAAGGTAAAGGAAGTAGGACCGGCGGCCGGGTCGCAGTTTGCCCTGCTGCCTAACGAGAATACCTCGGGAAACTTTACGAAAGTAACACAGCGGCTGCCGATAAAAATCCAGGCCGAAAATGCGGCGGACGGGGAATTAAAACCGGGCATGTCGGCGATCATTGAGATTCATGTGCGCTGA
- a CDS encoding PadR family transcriptional regulator, protein MVQKSEQKTWTKIIMALYLLTFLAKGPAYGNKMAEEIKRRTQGAITPNPNALYPLLRVMEERGYVVGHWEDNDKRSKRIYSITEHGHAYIPELVKKVTARLNEVERNIQIIRSDLL, encoded by the coding sequence GTGGTGCAAAAAAGTGAGCAGAAAACCTGGACCAAGATTATTATGGCGTTGTATTTGCTTACCTTCTTAGCCAAGGGACCGGCTTATGGCAACAAAATGGCGGAGGAAATCAAACGGCGAACCCAGGGGGCGATTACACCAAATCCCAATGCGCTCTATCCATTGCTGCGGGTCATGGAAGAGCGGGGTTATGTGGTAGGGCACTGGGAAGATAACGATAAGCGCAGCAAACGTATTTATTCGATTACCGAGCATGGGCATGCCTATATTCCCGAGCTGGTGAAAAAGGTGACTGCACGATTGAACGAAGTAGAACGGAACATACAAATTATTCGAAGTGATTTACTGTAA
- a CDS encoding ABC transporter permease, whose product MKSKRAGLGYLYGVVLFLIIWQAVAALVNLPIIPYPALVAVTLIKIFAAKIAAHGFYSLWRILAGVLLAVAAGMPLGLCMGYFSRWDRTLSPLVYLTYPIPKIALLPVLMLLFGLGEASKILMIFLIIVFQVVVAVRDGVKSIPRETYYPLYSLGAGFGAVVRDILVPASLPQFFTSLRVAMATAVSVLFFTETFGTQYGMGYFIMDAWMRVNYLEMYAGIVVLSLIGLFLFASIDYLERRLCYWQYK is encoded by the coding sequence ATGAAGAGCAAAAGAGCAGGCTTAGGATATCTGTACGGGGTAGTGCTCTTTCTGATTATCTGGCAGGCTGTCGCCGCTTTGGTCAACCTGCCGATCATTCCTTATCCAGCGCTGGTGGCGGTCACGCTGATTAAAATTTTTGCGGCAAAAATTGCCGCCCACGGTTTTTACAGTCTGTGGCGCATTCTGGCGGGCGTTCTGCTGGCGGTGGCAGCCGGCATGCCTTTAGGGTTATGTATGGGCTATTTTTCCCGTTGGGACAGAACCTTATCGCCTCTGGTCTATCTAACCTATCCCATCCCGAAAATCGCCTTGCTGCCTGTTCTGATGCTGCTGTTTGGCCTGGGCGAGGCCTCCAAGATTTTAATGATCTTTTTAATCATTGTCTTCCAGGTGGTGGTGGCCGTGCGGGACGGTGTAAAAAGCATTCCCAGGGAGACCTACTATCCGCTCTATTCGCTGGGCGCCGGTTTTGGTGCGGTAGTGCGGGACATTTTAGTTCCGGCGTCGCTGCCGCAGTTTTTCACCTCGCTGCGGGTGGCCATGGCGACAGCCGTTTCGGTGCTTTTTTTCACCGAAACCTTTGGTACCCAATACGGCATGGGGTATTTTATTATGGACGCCTGGATGCGGGTGAATTATCTGGAAATGTACGCCGGCATTGTGGTGCTTAGCCTGATCGGGCTGTTTTTGTTTGCCTCGATTGACTACCTGGAACGCCGGTTATGCTATTGGCAATATAAATAG
- a CDS encoding ABC transporter ATP-binding protein, which yields MLRIKELTVGYTSQEENYTALAGINLELAPGETCAIIGPSGCGKSTLLKVLAGIITDFTGQVEMNGQPLRPAEQQIGFIPQNYGLLPWKNVYENICLGTKIKKQARSGQAIQEVIGQLGLGGLEKRYPGELSGGQQQRVSLARSFLLQPDLLLMDEPFSALDAMTREEIQHVFLHVWKTHAVSTFLVTHHVEEAVYLGKKIVILSGCPGQVSQVLDNPLFGQEAVREQAEFFRMCLTLRKLIKEDWSL from the coding sequence ATGCTTCGGATCAAAGAACTGACTGTCGGCTATACCTCACAGGAGGAAAACTATACGGCGCTGGCCGGAATCAATCTGGAGCTTGCTCCCGGTGAAACCTGTGCGATCATCGGCCCTTCCGGCTGTGGCAAGTCTACGCTCCTCAAAGTACTGGCCGGCATTATTACCGATTTTACCGGACAGGTAGAAATGAACGGCCAGCCGCTGCGTCCGGCTGAGCAGCAAATCGGGTTTATTCCGCAAAATTACGGCCTGCTGCCTTGGAAAAATGTCTATGAGAATATTTGTCTTGGGACGAAAATAAAAAAGCAGGCCCGGTCTGGTCAGGCCATCCAGGAGGTTATCGGACAATTGGGGCTTGGCGGACTGGAAAAACGCTATCCCGGCGAGCTAAGCGGCGGGCAGCAGCAGCGGGTATCGCTGGCCCGCAGCTTTTTGTTGCAGCCCGACTTATTGCTGATGGATGAACCCTTTTCCGCACTGGATGCGATGACCAGGGAGGAAATCCAGCACGTATTTCTTCATGTCTGGAAGACACACGCCGTGTCGACCTTTCTGGTCACCCATCATGTGGAGGAGGCCGTCTATTTGGGCAAAAAGATTGTCATTTTATCCGGCTGTCCCGGCCAGGTCAGTCAGGTGCTGGATAATCCCCTGTTCGGGCAGGAGGCAGTCCGCGAGCAGGCTGAATTTTTCCGGATGTGCCTGACTTTACGCAAACTGATAAAAGAGGACTGGTCGCTATGA